One window from the genome of Pseudoliparis swirei isolate HS2019 ecotype Mariana Trench chromosome 24, NWPU_hadal_v1, whole genome shotgun sequence encodes:
- the hgsnat gene encoding heparan-alpha-glucosaminide N-acetyltransferase isoform X3 produces MDEAILTVNNELNAEVVVSWVSERCYRCLYQQLGVLPAALNPGQPSSANYVMSTQHEITLQLISATVNKELCTVPFHFGEHGNYSLWVKNLNNSSVVNCSVVTDERPVNSYIPILVAFLIFAGLALASAIGTKIFGLDVVKGILFRISSSMETERLINSELGSPSRTVSLVADNILPPAPNPSKRLRSLDTFRGLSLVMMVFVNYGGGRYWFFRHESWNGLTVADLVFPWFVFIMGTSVALSINSMLRTGATRLSLLRKVAWRSVQLFAIGVFIINPNYCQGPLSWDNLRIPGVLQRLAWSYLAVACLDLLVARGHLDILTTSVSAPQEAWWSPGLDVLLYWPAWLCVLVLEVVWLCLTFLLPVPDCPTGYLGPGGIGDMGQYTNCTGGAAALIDRWLLGESHIYQTPSSRVIYSTGMPHDPEGVLGSINSILMAFLGLQAGKIILHYRDLHTSIISRFLIWGLLLGVISAILTKCSTDQGFIPVNKNLWSLSYVTTLACFAFVLLVLVYYTVDVKRWWSGAPFYYPGMNSILVYVGHEVFEEYFPFRWTMANSQSHAEHLTQNLVATSCWVFISYMLYRKKIFWKI; encoded by the exons ATGGATGAGGCCATTCTGACAGTCAACAATGAGCTGAATGCCGAGGTGGTGGTGTCCTGGGTGTCAGAGCGATGCTATCGG TGTTTGTACCAGCAGCTGGGGGTGCTACCCGCAGCGCTCAATCCTGGCCAGCCCAGTTCTGCAAACTACGTCATGAGCACACAGCATGAAATTACACTACAGCTCATTAGCGCCACTGTCAACAAGGAGCTCTGCAC gGTTCCATTCCACTTTGGGGAGCACGGGAACTACTCTCTTTGGGTAAAGAATCTGAACAATTCCTCGGTGGTCAACTGCTCCGTGGTGACCGACGAAAGACCCGTCAACAGCTACATAC CGATCTTGGTAGCTTTCCTTATCTTCGCTGGGCTGGCCTTGGCTTCTGCCATCGGAACAAAAATATTCGG GCTTGACGTAGTGAAGGGCATCCTGTTCCGAATCAGCAGCTCCATGGAGACCGAGAGGCTCATCAACTCA GAGCTGGGCTCCCCTAGCAGGACGGTGTCCCTCGTTGCTGACAACATCCTCCCTCCAGCCCCCAACCCCAGCAAGAGGCTGCGATCTCTGGACACATTCCGAGG CTTGTCCTTAGTCATGATGGTGTTCGTGAACTACGGAGGAGGGCGGTACTGGTTCTTCAGACACGAAAGCTGGAATG GCCTGACTGTCGCCGATCTAGTCTTCCCTTG GTTTGTGTTCATAATGGGGACTTCCGTCGCCCTGTCGATCAACTCCATGCTCCGCACTGGCGCCACCCGCCTCTCGCTGCTGAGGAAAGTGGCGTGGAGGAGCGTGCAGCTCTTCGCCATCGGTGTTTTCATCATCAACCCAAACTACTGCCAGGGGCCGC TATCTTGGGACAACCTGCGGATCCCTGGTGTGCTGCAGCGCCTAGCCTGGTCCTACTTGGCTGTGGCCTGTCTGGATCTGTTGGTGGCAAGAGGCCATCTTGACATCCTCACAACG AGTGTCTCTGCTCCCCAGGAGGCTTGGTGGTCCCCAGGCCTCGACGTCTTGCTGTACTGGCCCGCCTGGCTGTGTGTGCTTGTCTTAGAAGTGGTCTGGCTGTGCCTCACTTTCCTGCTTCCTGTGCCAGATTGCCCAAC AGGCTATCTGGGTCCAGGTGGGATCGGGGACATGGGCCAGTACACAAACTGTACCGGTGGAGCGGCCGCTCTCATTGACCGGTGGCTGCTTGGAGAGAGCCACATCTACCAGACTCCCTCGTCACGG GTGATTTATTCAACTGGTATGCCACACGATCCAGAAGGTGTTCTCGGCAGCATCAACTCCATCCTCATGGCTTTTCTTGGACTGCAG GCTGGAAAAATAATCTTACACTACAGAGATCTCCACACCAGCATAATATCAAGATTCCTCATATGGGGTCTCCTACTG GGAGTCATATCAGCAATTCTGACCAAGTGCTCCACCGACCAGGGCTTCATTCCCGTCAACAAAAACCTCTG GTCTCTGTCCTACGTGACGACGCTGGCCTGTTTTGCCTTcgtgctgctggtgctggtctACTACACAGTGGACGTGAAGAGGTGGTGGTCTGGAGCCCCTTTCTACTACCCTG GTATGAACTCCATCCTCGTGTACGTGGGCCACGAGGTGTTCGAGGAGTACTTCCCCTTCCGCTGGACCATGGCCAACAGCCAATCCCACGCCGAGCACCTCACGCAGAACCTCGTGGCCACCTCCTGTTGGGTCTTCATCTCCTACATGCTCTACAGGAAGAAGATTTTCTGGAAGATCTAA
- the hgsnat gene encoding heparan-alpha-glucosaminide N-acetyltransferase isoform X2 — protein MAKGKLKKKPEYTSSVSGVAQASQKEMTLQEECFSLIAALTLVVAVCVVPLTAEISPSGLSHHKHKALKMDEAILTVNNELNAEVVVSWVSERCYRCLYQQLGVLPAALNPGQPSSANYVMSTQHEITLQLISATVNKELCTVPFHFGEHGNYSLWVKNLNNSSVVNCSVVTDERPVNSYIPILVAFLIFAGLALASAIGTKIFGLDVVKGILFRISSSMETERLINSELGSPSRTVSLVADNILPPAPNPSKRLRSLDTFRGLSLVMMVFVNYGGGRYWFFRHESWNGLTVADLVFPWFVFIMGTSVALSINSMLRTGATRLSLLRKVAWRSVQLFAIGVFIINPNYCQGPLSWDNLRIPGVLQRLAWSYLAVACLDLLVARGHLDILTTEAWWSPGLDVLLYWPAWLCVLVLEVVWLCLTFLLPVPDCPTGYLGPGGIGDMGQYTNCTGGAAALIDRWLLGESHIYQTPSSRVIYSTGMPHDPEGVLGSINSILMAFLGLQAGKIILHYRDLHTSIISRFLIWGLLLGVISAILTKCSTDQGFIPVNKNLWSLSYVTTLACFAFVLLVLVYYTVDVKRWWSGAPFYYPGMNSILVYVGHEVFEEYFPFRWTMANSQSHAEHLTQNLVATSCWVFISYMLYRKKIFWKI, from the exons ATGGCAAAGGGGAAACTAAAGAAGAAGCCAGAATATACATCTTCAGTCTCGGGGGTGGCCCAGGCAAGCCAGAAAGAAATGACACTCCAGGAGGAATGTTTTTCTCTCATCGCCGCCCTCACGTTGGTCGTAGCCGTGTGCGTGGTGCCTCTGACAGCTGAAATATCTCCCT CTGGCCTCTCTCATCATAAGCACAAAGCCCTGAAGATGGATGAGGCCATTCTGACAGTCAACAATGAGCTGAATGCCGAGGTGGTGGTGTCCTGGGTGTCAGAGCGATGCTATCGG TGTTTGTACCAGCAGCTGGGGGTGCTACCCGCAGCGCTCAATCCTGGCCAGCCCAGTTCTGCAAACTACGTCATGAGCACACAGCATGAAATTACACTACAGCTCATTAGCGCCACTGTCAACAAGGAGCTCTGCAC gGTTCCATTCCACTTTGGGGAGCACGGGAACTACTCTCTTTGGGTAAAGAATCTGAACAATTCCTCGGTGGTCAACTGCTCCGTGGTGACCGACGAAAGACCCGTCAACAGCTACATAC CGATCTTGGTAGCTTTCCTTATCTTCGCTGGGCTGGCCTTGGCTTCTGCCATCGGAACAAAAATATTCGG GCTTGACGTAGTGAAGGGCATCCTGTTCCGAATCAGCAGCTCCATGGAGACCGAGAGGCTCATCAACTCA GAGCTGGGCTCCCCTAGCAGGACGGTGTCCCTCGTTGCTGACAACATCCTCCCTCCAGCCCCCAACCCCAGCAAGAGGCTGCGATCTCTGGACACATTCCGAGG CTTGTCCTTAGTCATGATGGTGTTCGTGAACTACGGAGGAGGGCGGTACTGGTTCTTCAGACACGAAAGCTGGAATG GCCTGACTGTCGCCGATCTAGTCTTCCCTTG GTTTGTGTTCATAATGGGGACTTCCGTCGCCCTGTCGATCAACTCCATGCTCCGCACTGGCGCCACCCGCCTCTCGCTGCTGAGGAAAGTGGCGTGGAGGAGCGTGCAGCTCTTCGCCATCGGTGTTTTCATCATCAACCCAAACTACTGCCAGGGGCCGC TATCTTGGGACAACCTGCGGATCCCTGGTGTGCTGCAGCGCCTAGCCTGGTCCTACTTGGCTGTGGCCTGTCTGGATCTGTTGGTGGCAAGAGGCCATCTTGACATCCTCACAACG GAGGCTTGGTGGTCCCCAGGCCTCGACGTCTTGCTGTACTGGCCCGCCTGGCTGTGTGTGCTTGTCTTAGAAGTGGTCTGGCTGTGCCTCACTTTCCTGCTTCCTGTGCCAGATTGCCCAAC AGGCTATCTGGGTCCAGGTGGGATCGGGGACATGGGCCAGTACACAAACTGTACCGGTGGAGCGGCCGCTCTCATTGACCGGTGGCTGCTTGGAGAGAGCCACATCTACCAGACTCCCTCGTCACGG GTGATTTATTCAACTGGTATGCCACACGATCCAGAAGGTGTTCTCGGCAGCATCAACTCCATCCTCATGGCTTTTCTTGGACTGCAG GCTGGAAAAATAATCTTACACTACAGAGATCTCCACACCAGCATAATATCAAGATTCCTCATATGGGGTCTCCTACTG GGAGTCATATCAGCAATTCTGACCAAGTGCTCCACCGACCAGGGCTTCATTCCCGTCAACAAAAACCTCTG GTCTCTGTCCTACGTGACGACGCTGGCCTGTTTTGCCTTcgtgctgctggtgctggtctACTACACAGTGGACGTGAAGAGGTGGTGGTCTGGAGCCCCTTTCTACTACCCTG GTATGAACTCCATCCTCGTGTACGTGGGCCACGAGGTGTTCGAGGAGTACTTCCCCTTCCGCTGGACCATGGCCAACAGCCAATCCCACGCCGAGCACCTCACGCAGAACCTCGTGGCCACCTCCTGTTGGGTCTTCATCTCCTACATGCTCTACAGGAAGAAGATTTTCTGGAAGATCTAA
- the hgsnat gene encoding heparan-alpha-glucosaminide N-acetyltransferase isoform X1, which yields MAKGKLKKKPEYTSSVSGVAQASQKEMTLQEECFSLIAALTLVVAVCVVPLTAEISPSGLSHHKHKALKMDEAILTVNNELNAEVVVSWVSERCYRCLYQQLGVLPAALNPGQPSSANYVMSTQHEITLQLISATVNKELCTVPFHFGEHGNYSLWVKNLNNSSVVNCSVVTDERPVNSYIPILVAFLIFAGLALASAIGTKIFGLDVVKGILFRISSSMETERLINSELGSPSRTVSLVADNILPPAPNPSKRLRSLDTFRGLSLVMMVFVNYGGGRYWFFRHESWNGLTVADLVFPWFVFIMGTSVALSINSMLRTGATRLSLLRKVAWRSVQLFAIGVFIINPNYCQGPLSWDNLRIPGVLQRLAWSYLAVACLDLLVARGHLDILTTSVSAPQEAWWSPGLDVLLYWPAWLCVLVLEVVWLCLTFLLPVPDCPTGYLGPGGIGDMGQYTNCTGGAAALIDRWLLGESHIYQTPSSRVIYSTGMPHDPEGVLGSINSILMAFLGLQAGKIILHYRDLHTSIISRFLIWGLLLGVISAILTKCSTDQGFIPVNKNLWSLSYVTTLACFAFVLLVLVYYTVDVKRWWSGAPFYYPGMNSILVYVGHEVFEEYFPFRWTMANSQSHAEHLTQNLVATSCWVFISYMLYRKKIFWKI from the exons ATGGCAAAGGGGAAACTAAAGAAGAAGCCAGAATATACATCTTCAGTCTCGGGGGTGGCCCAGGCAAGCCAGAAAGAAATGACACTCCAGGAGGAATGTTTTTCTCTCATCGCCGCCCTCACGTTGGTCGTAGCCGTGTGCGTGGTGCCTCTGACAGCTGAAATATCTCCCT CTGGCCTCTCTCATCATAAGCACAAAGCCCTGAAGATGGATGAGGCCATTCTGACAGTCAACAATGAGCTGAATGCCGAGGTGGTGGTGTCCTGGGTGTCAGAGCGATGCTATCGG TGTTTGTACCAGCAGCTGGGGGTGCTACCCGCAGCGCTCAATCCTGGCCAGCCCAGTTCTGCAAACTACGTCATGAGCACACAGCATGAAATTACACTACAGCTCATTAGCGCCACTGTCAACAAGGAGCTCTGCAC gGTTCCATTCCACTTTGGGGAGCACGGGAACTACTCTCTTTGGGTAAAGAATCTGAACAATTCCTCGGTGGTCAACTGCTCCGTGGTGACCGACGAAAGACCCGTCAACAGCTACATAC CGATCTTGGTAGCTTTCCTTATCTTCGCTGGGCTGGCCTTGGCTTCTGCCATCGGAACAAAAATATTCGG GCTTGACGTAGTGAAGGGCATCCTGTTCCGAATCAGCAGCTCCATGGAGACCGAGAGGCTCATCAACTCA GAGCTGGGCTCCCCTAGCAGGACGGTGTCCCTCGTTGCTGACAACATCCTCCCTCCAGCCCCCAACCCCAGCAAGAGGCTGCGATCTCTGGACACATTCCGAGG CTTGTCCTTAGTCATGATGGTGTTCGTGAACTACGGAGGAGGGCGGTACTGGTTCTTCAGACACGAAAGCTGGAATG GCCTGACTGTCGCCGATCTAGTCTTCCCTTG GTTTGTGTTCATAATGGGGACTTCCGTCGCCCTGTCGATCAACTCCATGCTCCGCACTGGCGCCACCCGCCTCTCGCTGCTGAGGAAAGTGGCGTGGAGGAGCGTGCAGCTCTTCGCCATCGGTGTTTTCATCATCAACCCAAACTACTGCCAGGGGCCGC TATCTTGGGACAACCTGCGGATCCCTGGTGTGCTGCAGCGCCTAGCCTGGTCCTACTTGGCTGTGGCCTGTCTGGATCTGTTGGTGGCAAGAGGCCATCTTGACATCCTCACAACG AGTGTCTCTGCTCCCCAGGAGGCTTGGTGGTCCCCAGGCCTCGACGTCTTGCTGTACTGGCCCGCCTGGCTGTGTGTGCTTGTCTTAGAAGTGGTCTGGCTGTGCCTCACTTTCCTGCTTCCTGTGCCAGATTGCCCAAC AGGCTATCTGGGTCCAGGTGGGATCGGGGACATGGGCCAGTACACAAACTGTACCGGTGGAGCGGCCGCTCTCATTGACCGGTGGCTGCTTGGAGAGAGCCACATCTACCAGACTCCCTCGTCACGG GTGATTTATTCAACTGGTATGCCACACGATCCAGAAGGTGTTCTCGGCAGCATCAACTCCATCCTCATGGCTTTTCTTGGACTGCAG GCTGGAAAAATAATCTTACACTACAGAGATCTCCACACCAGCATAATATCAAGATTCCTCATATGGGGTCTCCTACTG GGAGTCATATCAGCAATTCTGACCAAGTGCTCCACCGACCAGGGCTTCATTCCCGTCAACAAAAACCTCTG GTCTCTGTCCTACGTGACGACGCTGGCCTGTTTTGCCTTcgtgctgctggtgctggtctACTACACAGTGGACGTGAAGAGGTGGTGGTCTGGAGCCCCTTTCTACTACCCTG GTATGAACTCCATCCTCGTGTACGTGGGCCACGAGGTGTTCGAGGAGTACTTCCCCTTCCGCTGGACCATGGCCAACAGCCAATCCCACGCCGAGCACCTCACGCAGAACCTCGTGGCCACCTCCTGTTGGGTCTTCATCTCCTACATGCTCTACAGGAAGAAGATTTTCTGGAAGATCTAA